The Colletes latitarsis isolate SP2378_abdomen chromosome 1, iyColLati1, whole genome shotgun sequence genome has a segment encoding these proteins:
- the Arv1 gene encoding ACAT-related protein required for viability 1 isoform X1, which translates to MYRCVNCGAVVEELYGRYCVNVLKLLKCNICDQLADKYIEYDPVIILVDLILLNKRAYRHLLYNCELKSHWKLVIIIWLVESFRNLSLCDDKKSTETSKTFQPTFDGHCNLYLLLFNTGFSLATFVVTVILLTKVKWYFSDKDPNKYSITHVWKALVIGGSFKLLGLLEITWGHIFLAPHYLLILGYTLLCLLTAYSVVSNSGKMESLIVLGMGILVYDCTSSFLFTLFESLELV; encoded by the exons ATGTATCGCTGCGTGAATTGTGGAGCTGTAGTGGAAGAACTTTATGGAAGATACTGTGTAAACGTTTTAAAGCTTTTGAAATGT AATATATGTGATCAGTTGGCTGATAAATACATCGAATACGACCCAGTAATAATTCTAGTTGATTTAATATTACTGAACAAACGAGCATACAGACATCTACTTTACAATTGCGAATTGAAGTCTCATTGGAAGCTAGTcataattatctggctcgttgaATCTTTTCGAAATCTTTCTTTGTGCGACGATAAAAAAAGTACCGAAACTTCCAAAACATTTCAGCCTACTTTCGATGGGCATTGCAATCTCTATTTGCTTCTATTCAACACTGGCTTTTCTCTTGCTACTTTCGTCGTCACTGTGATTCTTCTTACGAAAGTTAAATGGTATTTTTCTGATAAGGATCCCAATAAatacagcataacgcatgtatgGAAAGCTTTGGTAATAGGTGGATCCTTCAAACTGTTAGGATTATTGGAAATTACATGGGGTCATATTTTTCTGGCGCCTCATTATCTTCTCATTTTGGGATACACGCTTCTTTGTTTGCTAACTGCTTATTCGG TGGTATCCAACAGCGGAAAAATGGAATCCTTAATCGTCCTGGGAATGGGCATACTAGTTTACGATTGTACATCTAGTTTTCTCTTCACGTTATTTGAATCTTTAGAACTAGTCTAA
- the Arv1 gene encoding ACAT-related protein required for viability 1 isoform X2, producing MKKKIYKVEDSDKFNGHNICDQLADKYIEYDPVIILVDLILLNKRAYRHLLYNCELKSHWKLVIIIWLVESFRNLSLCDDKKSTETSKTFQPTFDGHCNLYLLLFNTGFSLATFVVTVILLTKVKWYFSDKDPNKYSITHVWKALVIGGSFKLLGLLEITWGHIFLAPHYLLILGYTLLCLLTAYSVVSNSGKMESLIVLGMGILVYDCTSSFLFTLFESLELV from the exons atgaaaaaaaagataTATAAAGTAGAAGATTCTGACAAATTCAATGGCCAC AATATATGTGATCAGTTGGCTGATAAATACATCGAATACGACCCAGTAATAATTCTAGTTGATTTAATATTACTGAACAAACGAGCATACAGACATCTACTTTACAATTGCGAATTGAAGTCTCATTGGAAGCTAGTcataattatctggctcgttgaATCTTTTCGAAATCTTTCTTTGTGCGACGATAAAAAAAGTACCGAAACTTCCAAAACATTTCAGCCTACTTTCGATGGGCATTGCAATCTCTATTTGCTTCTATTCAACACTGGCTTTTCTCTTGCTACTTTCGTCGTCACTGTGATTCTTCTTACGAAAGTTAAATGGTATTTTTCTGATAAGGATCCCAATAAatacagcataacgcatgtatgGAAAGCTTTGGTAATAGGTGGATCCTTCAAACTGTTAGGATTATTGGAAATTACATGGGGTCATATTTTTCTGGCGCCTCATTATCTTCTCATTTTGGGATACACGCTTCTTTGTTTGCTAACTGCTTATTCGG TGGTATCCAACAGCGGAAAAATGGAATCCTTAATCGTCCTGGGAATGGGCATACTAGTTTACGATTGTACATCTAGTTTTCTCTTCACGTTATTTGAATCTTTAGAACTAGTCTAA
- the LOC143343987 gene encoding 1,5-anhydro-D-fructose reductase, which yields MKTTSILLPNGCSMPALGFGTWQAKEADVLEKALDTALEAGYRHIDTAPVYENEEIIGKVLKKWIDSGKVKRSDLFIVTKLPPSGNRPESVEKYIKKSLKDLQLEYLDLYLIHTPLTFVDDEGLHPVDKDGQIKLDCSTDHVKVWAEMEKQVKCGRTKAIGLSNFNIDQIDRVLKSATTKISMLQIELHVFLQQRVLVHYCREHGIPITAYSPLGSWGLVKLMGKTEEIPDMLQDPVVLEIAKTYKKTAAQILLRFIVQHNIAAIPKSTNPKRIKENIDLFDWELKPDDVNRLKRLDKGESGRICDFTFFKGLDRHPEFPF from the exons ATGAAGACTACTTCGATATTACTTCCGAACGGGTGTTCAATGCCAGCACTTGGCTTTGGCACATGGCag GCAAAAGAGGCGGACGTTCTTGAGAAAGCTTTGGATACTGCTTTGGAAGCAGGATATAGACATATTGATACAGCTCCGGTATATGAAAACGAGGAAATAATTGGTAAAGTTCTTAAAAAATGGATCGATTCTGGAAAAGTCAAACGGTCCGATCTCTTTATCGTTACAAAG CTCCCACCATCAGGAAATAGGCCAGAAAGtgttgaaaaatatattaaaaaatcttTGAAAGACCTCCAATTAGAGTATTTGGATCTTTATTTAATTCACACTCCGCTCACTTTTGTGGATGATGAAGGTTTACATCCGGTCGATAAAGATGGACAAATTAAACTCGATTGCAGTACCGATCACGTAAAAGTATGGGCCGAAATGGAGAAACAAGTGAAATGTGGGCGCACTAAAGCGATTGGCCTATCGAATTTTAATATTGACCAGATCGATCGAGTTTTAAAAAGTGCAACGACAAAGATTTCGATGTTGCAAATTGAGTTGCATGTTTTCTTGCAACAGAGAGTATTG GTACACTATTGTAGGGAGCATGGAATTCCTATAACGGCTTACTCGCCACTCGGTTCCTGGGGGCTTGTGAAGTTAATGGGGAAAACGGAAGAGATTCCAGATATGTTACAGGACCCTGTAGTATTGGAGATAGCAAAAACTTACAAAAAGACGGCAGCACAAATTTTACTGCGATTTATTGTACAACATAATATAGCAGCTATTCCAAAGAGCACAAATCCTAAGAGAATTAAGGAAAATATTGATTTGTTTGATTGGGAACTGAAACCAGATGACGTAAATAGACTGAAACGCCTTGATAAAGGGGAATCTGGCAGAATTTGTGATTTTACGTTTTTCAAAGGGCTTGATCGTCATCCTGAATTTCCTTTCTAA